cttCAATATAAAACCTTTATaagtatacatttattatacacAAATAGagatgcatatatatatatatatatatacatatatgtatgtatatttcttaatatatttatatgtggcTTGGGGACCATTTCATTTCTCATATCTTATTATtcaattgttgatttttgtttgttttttttttcagtttgctTATAATCGTATTGCTAATTTctgtttagtttttagttaaatAGTTAATGTATAAATGTCTCGTCTTGCTATTTTGCTTGTATGTTACTAATCATAAGTTATTGGACGACACATTGAGAAAACGAAGACTATGGCGTACCACACCTCGGTCAAGTATAGCGCGATCTGCAGCGTGCCAAGGCAATATTCAAGACGCAGCTTGTAGGTCTGCAATATCAGCAGATATAAGACGGCCACAAAGCAGGGGATGGTCAAAAAGACCGACAGTATGGCAGACCAACCTATAGagataaaaacaaagagaacGAGAGTGAAAATGAGATTAATGAAAATTCAACAACACATTGATAAGAACTATAAATAGAACTCTCTGTCTACCTCGCTCTGCCAACGTCCCCTTTCGTCCCATTATCAAACGTAACGTCTCTAGCACTATAAAGCTTATCATTATGGCCGAGTCCTGGGCAAGTGCGTGACCCGTGTAGCTCAGATTGATCGCCTTCAGCAAACCCATGGCCATTTCACAGCAGGCAAACATGCCAAAAtagaaactatttaaatagattaacACCTCGTAGTTCATACTGGGATTTGGCTTCTTTGGCACAAGCGGCGGCGGTCGTTTTGGCGGCATTTTaactaactttttttatttctacctTCCCAATTCAAAACACTGGTGATCTGCGTAAATTCACTGTAACACCGTGATCCCGGCGGAGATCGCAGTGCGCGTCGCGTTGCTTACGTTGGGCGCTATATTTTTAGACTGACgaccataataataatgtggACCTGCAGTGTTGGCCATT
This genomic stretch from Drosophila innubila isolate TH190305 chromosome 2L unlocalized genomic scaffold, UK_Dinn_1.0 5_B_2L, whole genome shotgun sequence harbors:
- the LOC117782743 gene encoding uncharacterized protein LOC117782743, with protein sequence MPPKRPPPLVPKKPNPSMNYEVLIYLNSFYFGMFACCEMAMGLLKAINLSYTGHALAQDSAIMISFIVLETLRLIMGRKGTLAERGWSAILSVFLTIPCFVAVLYLLILQTYKLRLEYCLGTLQIALYLTEVWYAIVFVFSMCRPITYD